The Bacillus sp. NEB1478 genome contains the following window.
AACAACATACCAATTAATATTATAATGACAAGAATGCCAAACATCACGTATTGTTATAAAGACGACTTTCTACTGGATATTGCTCACATATTAATTGATAAGCAGATTGATGGACTGCCAGTGGTGAAACATTCACAAACAGGCAGCGGACTTGAAGTTGTAGGAAGAATCACTAAGACGAATATTACAAAAGCTCTAGTTGAGCTTGCTCATGATGAAATACTTTAATAAATGGGGAGGCCGAAATGACAGGACGTCCAATCGTATATATCATATCAGATTCAGTTGGAGAAACGGCTGAATTAGTTGTTAAAGCAGCGGCAAGTCAGTTTAATTCAAACGGTATTGAAATTAAGAGGGTTCCCTACGTTGAAGATAAAGAAACAATCGATGAAGTAATCTCTTTGGCAAAAGATCATAATGGGATAATTGCATACACACTTGTTATTCCAGAAGTGAGCAAATACGTGGCTCAGCAAGCTGCCCGTTACGGAATTCCAACGGTCGATATAATGGGACCAATGATGAATCAGCTGCAATCATGGCTAAATCAAGTACCTCGATATGAGCCTGGTGTTGTTCATAAGCTGGATGATGAATATTTTAGAAAAGTAGAGGCTATTGAATTTGCAGTAAAATATGATGATGGCAGAGATCCTCGTGGCATTTTAAAGGCAGATGTTGTTCTTATTGGAGTTTCAAGAACGTCCAAAACGCCGCTTTCTCAATATTTAGCACATAAACGTCTAAAAGTAGCTAATGTACCGATCGTTCCCGAGGTTGAGCCGCCAGAAGAATTGTTTAAAGTCTCACCAAAGAAATGTTTCGGCTTAAGAATCAGTCCGGAAAAATTGAACGATATAAGGCGAGAACGGTTAAAAGCACTTGGTTTAGACTCTGAAGCCAATTACGCCAACATGGAAAGAATTAAGCAGGAATTGGTTTATTTTAATAAAATAGTAGATCGAATCGGCTGCAGAGTAGTTGAAGTATCTAATAAAGCCGTTGAGGAATCAGCAAACGTAATCTATAATCTTTTTCAAGGTAAATCTTATAAATAGGGCGCAGTAATCTGCGCTTTTTTGTTTGTTCATTGATAAGCGGTGAATTTCTTTGTCAGTAACGAGCAAAACTTGCACGAAAACTGCGAGTTGCACCGATAATCGCAGTTGCATCACTTTCTCAGTGCTCATATAGGATTAACTACAATCCGCGCCTCGAAAATTTCACTTCCTCGACCTTCTTGCTTCTAAATGAAGAAACTAATTAATGTTAAGCGGGAAATCACATCGTATTCAGCAAATAATTATAATCTTTTTACTGGTAATATCATAAGGTTTTTATTATAATTATAAATTGTGATTAAAATTAATAAGTTTGACCAAAATAGTGATACATTTACTATGCTATTTTTCGACAAATACAATGAAATGCAGGAGAATGACAGGAAAAGTAGAACATATGATTATGAAAAAATTTAATGTTTACATTGATGCAGATGCTTGCCCCGTGTTAATAAAAGATGTGATTCATAATTGTTCAAAAGAATTCCATTTTGAACCCATCTTTGTTACTTCTTTTGCTCATGCGAGTCATTCTGATCAACCAGGCAAATGGATACTGGTTGATGCAAGACCAGAAGAAGTGGATATGTACATACATAATCATTCAAAGAAAAATGATATTGTGGTTACACAAGATCATGCTTTGGCAAGTTTACTTTTGCCAAAAGGGGTTTATGTTGTTACTCCTAGAGGGAAACACTTTCAAGAGGATGAAATGGAGCGAGTGCTTCATGAACGTTATCTTTCAGCTAAAGCGAGACGTTCAGGTGTCCATTCGAAAGGTCCTGCAAAATTCACGAAGGAGGATGCGGAAAGATTCTCTACAGTTTTTTGCGAAATCCTGTCGAATGTTGAAGGAAAATAACATTCTGACACGAATATATATCTAGTATCAATATGAAACAATAGATTTTGTGGTGGTAAAATGGAACGGATTCCAGAAGATTTAATAGAAAAGATCAGGTCTGCCAATGATATTGTGGACGTGATAAGTGATTATGTTCCTCTTAAGAAACAAGGCAGAAATTATTTTGGATTATGTCCATTTCATGGGGAGAAATCACCATCATTTTCTGTCTCACCCGACAAACAGATCTATCACTGTTTCGGTTGCGGAGCTGGAGGAAATGTTTATTCTTTTTTAATGAACATTGAAGGATATTCCTTTATTGAGGCTATATCTCATTTAGGAAAGAAAAGCGCTATTGAACTGCCTCAAATCAATCAGCAAAATTACTCCGTTAAAGGTACTGATGAAAAAAGAACAATGGCCGAGATTCATGAATTATTGGCTAAATTGTACCATCATTGTTTACTCCACACCAAACAGGGAAGACCAGCATTAGATTATCTTGAAAAACGAGGATTCACACGAGAATCCATTGAACGATTTCAGATAGGATTTGCACCCGATTCCTGGGAAACAGCATCACGCTTTATCGAAAAACGAGAGTTAGATATTTCATCTGCTGAAAAAGCAGGTCTGATTGGTAAACGTCAATCAGACGGAAAACCATATGATCGATTTCGAAATAGGATCATGTTTCCAATCTGGGATCGTACGGGGACTGTAGTTGCTTTTGGTGGCAGGGTTTTAGATGCCAATGATGAACCAAAGTATTTGAACAGTCCAGAATCAAAGATTTTCCATAAAGGTAAGACACTTTATGGATTGAATCTTTCACGGTCCGAAATGAGGCAGAAGCAGCATGCTGTTATATTCGAAGGCTATGTTGACACTATTTCTGCATTCAGAGCTGGCGTAACGAATGGAGTAGCAACTTTAGGTACATCTTTAACAGAAGATCACGCTGCCATTTTGAGGAGAAATGTTCAATCTGTCACAATCTGCTACGATTCTGACAGAGCAGGTGTAGAAGCAGCTTTTCGAGCATCTGAAATATTGGTAAAGCAAGGCTGCACGGTGAAAATATCTCAAATGCCAGATGGGATGGATCCTGATGACTATATCAATAAGTATGGGGACGAATCGTTTCTAAAAGATATAATAGGGGCTAGTCTAACAGTAATGGCGTTTAAAATACAATATTATAGACGTGGTAAAAATCTTCGAGATGAAGGAGAACGAATGATCTACATCGAAGAGATTATCAATGAGATTGCCCGTCTTCCAAAAGCAGTTGAAAGAGATCACTATCTCCGGCAAATTGCTTCAGAATTTAATTTGTCGTTAGATGCATTAAAGCAGCAGCAAACACAGACTTTCAAGCAACAGCAAAGGTCAAAGGATAACAGCCCAAAAAAGCGGGATAATAATTTTAGAATACAAACACTTTTGCAGAAGTCTTTATTGCCGAGAAATTTGAATGCAGAACGAATTGTTCTTGCACACATGCTTAAAAGTGAAGAATCAGCATTTCTAATTCAAGAAAAGCTGGGAAATGGCTTTAATGTGGAAGAACATAATGCAATCGCTGCATATTTGTACGCCTTTTATGAAGAAGGAAATAAACCCAATGTAGGGTTAGTCATGCAGCGGATTGATGACGACAAATTAAGAAAACTTGCATCAGAATTAGCAATGCTCACGATCAGTGATGAACTTAATGAACACGAGCTTGCTGATTATATTCGAATTATTTCAAGCTATCCTTTATTGCGTGAAATACAAGAAAAAGAGAGACAGCAGCAAAGCGCAATGCAAAGGAACGAAATAAAACTGGCAGCCCAAATTGCCCAAGAAATTATGAGAATGAAACGATCTCTTAAATAATCGGGATATAGGATGGTTGAAGTTTTGGAAGGAGGGGATCGAATGGCTGAAAAACCAAACCGTCAAGGGACGGAAGGCGAATTGACCATCGATCAAGTAAAAGAGCAGTTAGTTGAAGCAGGTAAAAAGCGAGGTCAGCTAACATATACAGAAATTACAGGGAAACTAGCACCATTTGAACAAGATTCTGATCAAATGGATGAATTCTATCATTATCTTGAAGAACAAGGTATAGAAGTAGCTGAAGCTTCAGATGAAAGTGATGATGATGAAGATCCAAAGTTCGAAATGGAGAAAGACGAGGAAGAATTCGATCTTAATGATTTAAGTGTTCCTCCTGGAGTGAAAATAAATGACCCTGTACGTATGTATTTGAAAGAAATTGGCCGTGTTGACCTTCTTTCTGCCGATGAGGAAATCGAATTGGCGAAAAGAATTGAAGACGGGGACGAAGAAGCAAAACGCCGGCTTGCAGAAGCAAACTTGCGACTCGTTGTAAGTATTGCAAAACGATATGTAGGTCGCGGTATGCTGTTTCTCGATCTCATTCAAGAAGGTAACATGGGATTAATTAAAGCTGTTGAAAAGTTTGACTATGATAAAGGTTTTAAATTTAGTACGTATGCTACTTGGTGGATTCGTCAAGCGATTACCCGTGCAATTGCTGACCAAGCTCGTACGATTCGTATTCCTGTCCATATGGTTGAAACGATCAACAAATTAATCCGCGTACAGCGTCAGCTTCTTCAAGATTTGGGCCGTGAACCTTCACCTGAGGAAATCGGGGCAGAAATGGAATTAACTCCTGAAAAGGTTCGTGAAATATTAAAAATTGCTCAAGAGCCTGTATCACTGGAAACGCCTATTGGTGAAGAAGATGATTCCCATCTTGGTGACTTTATTGAAGATCAGGATGCACTTGCTCCTTCTGAAGCAGCGGCGTATGAGCTATTAAAAGAACAACTTGAAGATGTACTGGACACACTGACTGATCGTGAAGAAAACGTCCTACGATTACGTTTTGGACTTGATGATGGCCGAACTCGTACCCTAGAAGAAGTAGGAAAAGTTTTTGGTGTAACTCGAGAGCGTATCCGTCAGATTGAAGCAAAGGCACTTCGCAAACTGCGCCATCCTAGCAGAAGCAAAAGACTTAAGGATTTTCTAGAATAAAGAGCTTGCCTATATGGCAGGCTTTTTTATTTTTCTCTGCCGTTTCATTTATTTTACTTTTTATTCCACCTCATTGCAAATCACCAAAATCAGATTTCCATCCTAAATACCTCTCAATAGATAGAATTTCGCTAAGGAGACTGTTTAAATTAAATTTTAAAATCGTTTAAATCTTGTAAAAATTCAGCATTTATATCTATAATTAAATTGTAAGCGCATACAGGATGGGCGTAAATAATTAAAGGGTGGGAAACAACAATGAATTTTACTTTAACAGAAGAGCAGCTAATGATTCAAAAAATGATGAGAGAATTTGCCGATGAAGTTGTTGCTCCAGGAGCAGAAGCAAGAGATAAGAATAAAGAATTTCCTTTAGAAATTTTTCAAAAACTTTCTAAATTAGGCATGATGGGATTACCGTTTCCAGAAGAATATGGAGGCGGGGGTGCAGACACGATCAGTTTTGCTATTGCTGTTGAAGAGTTAAGCAGGGCTTGCGGTTCAACAGGTATTACATATTCAGCTCACGTTTCTTTAGGCGGTGCACCTTTAAATTTATTTGGTACACATGAACAAAAAGAGAAATATCTTACTCCTATCTGTTCTGGGGAATCCTTTGGTGCATTCGGATTGACTGAGCCAAATGCCGGTTCAGACGCTGGAGGAACAGAAACGACAGCTGTACTGAATAATGGTGAGTGGTCAATTAACGGGAGTAAGTGCTATATCACGAATGCAAGTTATGCAAAGCATTTAGCTTTGACTGCGGTTACCAATAGAAATGGAGATAATAAGGAAATTTCCGCTATTATTGTTCCAACAGATGCTGCAGGATTTCGTGTAATTGATAATTATGAAAAAATGGGGCTGCATTCTTCAAATACAACTGAATTATTTATGGAAGATGTAAGAGTACCTGAAGAAAATTTATTAGGCAAGCGCGGAGACGGGTTTAAACAGTTCTTAGTCACATTAGACGGAGGAAGAATAGGTATTGGTGCCATGGCAGTTGGAATCGCACAGGCAGCTTATGATAAAGCCTTATCTTACGCAAAAGAACGTAAACAGTTTGGAAGATCTATTTCAAAATTCCAAGCGATTCAATTTAAACTTGCTGATATGGCCATGAAAATAGAACTTGCAAGAATGATGGTATATAAAGCAGCTTGGTTAAAAGACCAAGGAAAGAAGTTTTCAAAAGAAGCTTCCATGGCCAAATTGTATGCATCCGAAGCATGTATGCAAATTTGTTCAGAATCTGTACAAATACATGGCGGTAATGGATATATGAGAGATTACCATGTTGAGCGTTATTTTAGAGATGCCAAGCTGCTTGAAATTGGAGAAGGAACATCTGAAATTCAGAGAATCGTCATTGCAAGAGAGATTGGCTGCTAATATCCTAAAACAGATGATGGGGGTAACTAATGGCTGAGTTGTTGCAGGTAACTGTTGGAGATTGTTTAAAAAAACAAGCTGAAAAAAACATGGCACATGAAGCGATTGTTTACAGTAAACTTGGAATTCGATACACCTATCAGGAGTTTTATGAGTTAACATCAAAAGTTGCAAAAGGTTTAATGGCAATGGGAATTGAAAAGGGGGATCATATTGCAATATGGGCAACGAATGTTCCAGAGTGGCTTCTATTGCAATTTGGTTCAGCACGAGCTGGAGCAGTATTAGTAACAGTAAATACCAACTATCAAGAGGCAGAATTGGATTATTTGCTAAAACAATCTGACACAAAAGCGTTGTTTTTTATTGAAGAATTTCGTTCAACATCTTATCGGAAAATGGTCGATAGCGTTAAGAATAGAATGGATGAGTTTCCTTTGCTCAAACATTTCATTCATCTTGACAGGAAAGATGATGCCAATTATAAATGCTTTGATGACATTCTTGCTATGGGTGAATCGATCAGCGATGAAGAACTGCAAAACAGAGAAGGTTCTCTTCATTATAATGATGTTATTAACATGCAATATACTTCTGGCACAACAGGATTTCCGAAAGGTGTTATGCTGACACATTATAATATAGTAAATAATGCAAGACAGATTGCTGAGAGTATGAATCTATCATACAATGACAGATTATGCATCCCAGTGCCTTTCTTTCATTGTTTCGGATGTGTACTTGGCGTGATGGCAGCTGTTTCTATAGGAGCAACAATGGTTCCAGTTGTTCAGTTTGATCCTAAGGAAGTATTAGAAACAGTTCAAAAAGAAAAATGCACAGGACTGCATGGTGTACCAACAATGTTTATTGCAGAGTTAAATCTTCCTGAATTTGAAAAGTATGATTTACGTTCACTCAGAACTGGAATAATGGCAGGTTCACCTTGTCCAATAGAAGTTATGAAAAAAGTTATCGAAAAAATGGGCATGTCAGAAATTACGATTGCCTATGGTCAAACTGAATCTTCCCCAGTCATCACGCAAACCAGAACGGATGATTCAATTGAGAGAAAGGTGGAGACTGTCGGTAAAAAACATACTCAAGTTGAAGCGATCGTAGTCGATCCTGTTACGAATAAAGAAGTAAAAATAGGTGAACAAGGTGAGCTTTGTACAAGAGGGTACCACGTGATGAAGGGTTATTACAAAATGCCGGAAGCTACTGCAGAAGCAATTGATTCAGAAGGATGGCTTCATACTGGTGATCTAGCAACTGTAGATGAGGAAGGATATTTCAGAATTACAGGCAGATTGAAAGATATGATTATACGCGGCGGGGAAAATGTTTATCCGAGAGAAGTTGAAGAGTTTTTATATGCTCATCCAGCTATCTTGGATGTCCAGGTAATTGGCGTACCGGATAAAAAATTTGGAGAAAAAGTAGCAGCGTGTATTCAGTTGAAAAAAGGATATAAAGTTTCAGCAGAAGAATTAAAAACGTATTGCAGCGGAAAAATCTCTAATTTTAAGATTCCGGAATACTACTTGTTTCTAGATGAATATCCTATGACAGCTTCTGGAAAAATACAAAAATATAAGCTGAGAGAACAAGCGTTAGAGGCTTTAACAGTGAGTTTTTCATGAAAAAGATGAGCCAAAAGCAAAAAAAGCTTTGGCTCATTTTTTTTAAAATGTCCAGTATTCATACAAAAAATATAAAATTGTTATATCTTGTGACAAAACAGGGAAATATATAGTTTGCCCTTCCCAAGTAAACGCTTTTAAAGTACAATAGAAAATGGATTATTAATACATAATAAGAGTTTTGAAAACAACAAATGTGTGATACAGACGAAGGAGGAATTTGAATGAAGCGTAATCCACTCATTCCTTTTGCAATTATTGGAGTTATTGGAATTATTCTCATGCTTACAATGGGCGGATATGGTGTAAATAATATACACCAAGCAAGCGAAAATAAAGATAAGGCTGCTATGGATCCACAAGCTATCTTCAAACAAAACTGTTCTTCTTGTCACGGACAGAATCTTGAAGGTGGAGTAGGTCCTAAACTAGCCAACATTGGCGGCAAATATTCTGAAAAAGAAATTGCTGAAATCGTTAAAAACGGTAAAAGCGGCGGAATGCCAGCAGGTGTAATCAAAGGTGAAGAAGCAAAAATAGTTGTGAAGTGGCTTTCAGAAAAAAAATAAAATAAAAAAAGCTTCTTGTTTCTTTATAACAAGAAGCTTTTTTTATGTGTTGCAGTAAAGAATAGATAATGATTAAAATAGTAGAACAAATGAATATAAAGAAGTGGTGATTATAGTGAATTCTGAAAAATTGTCCAATAGACTTGAAAGAGTAGCATCATATGTACCTGAAGGAATTGTATTAGCAGATATCGGGTCTGACCATGCCTACTTACCTTGTTATTTAGGATTGAAAAATACGATAAAAAAAGGGATTGCTGGAGAGATTACAGATGGACCATTTTTGTCAGCAAAACAACAAGTAAAACAAAACGAGCTAAATAAGGTTATTGAAGTTAGAAAAGGAGACGGATTATCAGTTCTTCAAGAAGACGAAGCTGAAGTCATTACCATATGCGGTATGGGAGGAGCACTTATTACCTCTATTCTTGAAAATGGTAAATTAAAACTGGGTAAAACTAAAAGGCTAATCTTACAGCCGAATGTAGGGGCGAAAACGGTTAGAAAATGGCTTTTAAAAGAAAACTGGGTGCTTATTGCTGAAGAAATTTTGTCTGAGGACGGTAAAATATATGAAATACTTATTGCTGACCGTGAAGGAAAACAGCCATACACAAATAAAAAAGAAGCAGAATTGCTGCTGGGTCCTTATTTAATAAGAAATCAAAACAAAGCATTTAAGGAAAAATGGTCAGGGGAAGTTAAGCTATGGAATGCTATTTTAACTCAAATGGAGAATGCTAAAAATGTAACATCTGATAGCAAAAAAGAAGAATTAATAAACAATATAAAATATGTAAAGGAGTGGATGGAATGACGAAAACGGCTAACGGGCAGTTTATCATTTCACTGCTTGAAAGTTTTGCGCCAAAAAAATTAGCTATTGAAGGCGATCCGATTGGATTGCAAATTGGTTCATTAAATAAACCTGTTCATAAAGTAATGATCGCACTTGATGTATTGGAAAGTGTTGTAGATGAGGCTATTCAAGAAGAGATTGATTTAATTATTGCTCATCACCCTTTACTGTATCGCCCATTAAAAAAAATTGATACGGAATCATCACAAGGAAGAATAATTGAGAAACTCATTAAAAATGAAATTACTGTTTATGCAGCTCATACGAATTTAGATGTTACGGCGTCAGGCGTGAATGATTGGCTGTCAAGCGCTTTACAGCTCCAACAGACAGAAGTTCTTTCTCCAACCTATGAAGAACAGTTAGTGAAACTGAGTGTGTTTGTACCCTCATCACATAGTGAGGCTGTGAGACAGGCAATCGGAAATGCAGGTGCAGGCCACATAGGAAATTACAGCCATTGTACTTTTTCATCTAATGGATTTGGAACATTTACGCCGTTAGAGGGTACCAACCCATACATAGGAGAAAAGGGAAAGCTTGAAAAAACAGAAGAAATAAAAATTGAGACTATACTTCCTTTGAAATTTCAAAACCAAATCATTTCAGCAATGAAAAAAGCACATCCTTATGAAGAAGTGGCTTACGATTTATATCCTTTAATAAATAAGGGCAATGAGCTTGGAATTGGAAAGATTGGTTTACTCCAAAATGAAATGAATATCGAACAATTTGCCGAACATGTTAAGAAAGCCTTTGGAATTAAAAATATCAGAGTGGTAAAAGGTCATAACCATTCTATAAAAAAGGTAGCAGTAGTAGGGGGCGACGGAAATAAATATATTTATCCAGCAGCAAGAAAAGGGGCAGATGTATTAGTCACCGGAGATATTTATTATCATAATGCACATGATGCACAGGCTGAAGGTCTAACGATAGTTGATGCAGGACACCACATTGAAAGG
Protein-coding sequences here:
- a CDS encoding pyruvate, water dikinase regulatory protein, whose protein sequence is MTGRPIVYIISDSVGETAELVVKAAASQFNSNGIEIKRVPYVEDKETIDEVISLAKDHNGIIAYTLVIPEVSKYVAQQAARYGIPTVDIMGPMMNQLQSWLNQVPRYEPGVVHKLDDEYFRKVEAIEFAVKYDDGRDPRGILKADVVLIGVSRTSKTPLSQYLAHKRLKVANVPIVPEVEPPEELFKVSPKKCFGLRISPEKLNDIRRERLKALGLDSEANYANMERIKQELVYFNKIVDRIGCRVVEVSNKAVEESANVIYNLFQGKSYK
- a CDS encoding DUF188 domain-containing protein; the encoded protein is MTGKVEHMIMKKFNVYIDADACPVLIKDVIHNCSKEFHFEPIFVTSFAHASHSDQPGKWILVDARPEEVDMYIHNHSKKNDIVVTQDHALASLLLPKGVYVVTPRGKHFQEDEMERVLHERYLSAKARRSGVHSKGPAKFTKEDAERFSTVFCEILSNVEGK
- the dnaG gene encoding DNA primase, which encodes MERIPEDLIEKIRSANDIVDVISDYVPLKKQGRNYFGLCPFHGEKSPSFSVSPDKQIYHCFGCGAGGNVYSFLMNIEGYSFIEAISHLGKKSAIELPQINQQNYSVKGTDEKRTMAEIHELLAKLYHHCLLHTKQGRPALDYLEKRGFTRESIERFQIGFAPDSWETASRFIEKRELDISSAEKAGLIGKRQSDGKPYDRFRNRIMFPIWDRTGTVVAFGGRVLDANDEPKYLNSPESKIFHKGKTLYGLNLSRSEMRQKQHAVIFEGYVDTISAFRAGVTNGVATLGTSLTEDHAAILRRNVQSVTICYDSDRAGVEAAFRASEILVKQGCTVKISQMPDGMDPDDYINKYGDESFLKDIIGASLTVMAFKIQYYRRGKNLRDEGERMIYIEEIINEIARLPKAVERDHYLRQIASEFNLSLDALKQQQTQTFKQQQRSKDNSPKKRDNNFRIQTLLQKSLLPRNLNAERIVLAHMLKSEESAFLIQEKLGNGFNVEEHNAIAAYLYAFYEEGNKPNVGLVMQRIDDDKLRKLASELAMLTISDELNEHELADYIRIISSYPLLREIQEKERQQQSAMQRNEIKLAAQIAQEIMRMKRSLK
- the rpoD gene encoding RNA polymerase sigma factor RpoD encodes the protein MAEKPNRQGTEGELTIDQVKEQLVEAGKKRGQLTYTEITGKLAPFEQDSDQMDEFYHYLEEQGIEVAEASDESDDDEDPKFEMEKDEEEFDLNDLSVPPGVKINDPVRMYLKEIGRVDLLSADEEIELAKRIEDGDEEAKRRLAEANLRLVVSIAKRYVGRGMLFLDLIQEGNMGLIKAVEKFDYDKGFKFSTYATWWIRQAITRAIADQARTIRIPVHMVETINKLIRVQRQLLQDLGREPSPEEIGAEMELTPEKVREILKIAQEPVSLETPIGEEDDSHLGDFIEDQDALAPSEAAAYELLKEQLEDVLDTLTDREENVLRLRFGLDDGRTRTLEEVGKVFGVTRERIRQIEAKALRKLRHPSRSKRLKDFLE
- a CDS encoding acyl-CoA dehydrogenase family protein, whose amino-acid sequence is MNFTLTEEQLMIQKMMREFADEVVAPGAEARDKNKEFPLEIFQKLSKLGMMGLPFPEEYGGGGADTISFAIAVEELSRACGSTGITYSAHVSLGGAPLNLFGTHEQKEKYLTPICSGESFGAFGLTEPNAGSDAGGTETTAVLNNGEWSINGSKCYITNASYAKHLALTAVTNRNGDNKEISAIIVPTDAAGFRVIDNYEKMGLHSSNTTELFMEDVRVPEENLLGKRGDGFKQFLVTLDGGRIGIGAMAVGIAQAAYDKALSYAKERKQFGRSISKFQAIQFKLADMAMKIELARMMVYKAAWLKDQGKKFSKEASMAKLYASEACMQICSESVQIHGGNGYMRDYHVERYFRDAKLLEIGEGTSEIQRIVIAREIGC
- a CDS encoding AMP-binding protein is translated as MAELLQVTVGDCLKKQAEKNMAHEAIVYSKLGIRYTYQEFYELTSKVAKGLMAMGIEKGDHIAIWATNVPEWLLLQFGSARAGAVLVTVNTNYQEAELDYLLKQSDTKALFFIEEFRSTSYRKMVDSVKNRMDEFPLLKHFIHLDRKDDANYKCFDDILAMGESISDEELQNREGSLHYNDVINMQYTSGTTGFPKGVMLTHYNIVNNARQIAESMNLSYNDRLCIPVPFFHCFGCVLGVMAAVSIGATMVPVVQFDPKEVLETVQKEKCTGLHGVPTMFIAELNLPEFEKYDLRSLRTGIMAGSPCPIEVMKKVIEKMGMSEITIAYGQTESSPVITQTRTDDSIERKVETVGKKHTQVEAIVVDPVTNKEVKIGEQGELCTRGYHVMKGYYKMPEATAEAIDSEGWLHTGDLATVDEEGYFRITGRLKDMIIRGGENVYPREVEEFLYAHPAILDVQVIGVPDKKFGEKVAACIQLKKGYKVSAEELKTYCSGKISNFKIPEYYLFLDEYPMTASGKIQKYKLREQALEALTVSFS
- the cccA gene encoding cytochrome c550, with product MKRNPLIPFAIIGVIGIILMLTMGGYGVNNIHQASENKDKAAMDPQAIFKQNCSSCHGQNLEGGVGPKLANIGGKYSEKEIAEIVKNGKSGGMPAGVIKGEEAKIVVKWLSEKK
- a CDS encoding tRNA (adenine(22)-N(1))-methyltransferase TrmK, yielding MNSEKLSNRLERVASYVPEGIVLADIGSDHAYLPCYLGLKNTIKKGIAGEITDGPFLSAKQQVKQNELNKVIEVRKGDGLSVLQEDEAEVITICGMGGALITSILENGKLKLGKTKRLILQPNVGAKTVRKWLLKENWVLIAEEILSEDGKIYEILIADREGKQPYTNKKEAELLLGPYLIRNQNKAFKEKWSGEVKLWNAILTQMENAKNVTSDSKKEELINNIKYVKEWME
- a CDS encoding Nif3-like dinuclear metal center hexameric protein, translating into MTKTANGQFIISLLESFAPKKLAIEGDPIGLQIGSLNKPVHKVMIALDVLESVVDEAIQEEIDLIIAHHPLLYRPLKKIDTESSQGRIIEKLIKNEITVYAAHTNLDVTASGVNDWLSSALQLQQTEVLSPTYEEQLVKLSVFVPSSHSEAVRQAIGNAGAGHIGNYSHCTFSSNGFGTFTPLEGTNPYIGEKGKLEKTEEIKIETILPLKFQNQIISAMKKAHPYEEVAYDLYPLINKGNELGIGKIGLLQNEMNIEQFAEHVKKAFGIKNIRVVKGHNHSIKKVAVVGGDGNKYIYPAARKGADVLVTGDIYYHNAHDAQAEGLTIVDAGHHIERIMKSELKRVLEHELAERKYVTAVLESKIVTEPFTFM